In Primulina eburnea isolate SZY01 chromosome 3, ASM2296580v1, whole genome shotgun sequence, one DNA window encodes the following:
- the LOC140825044 gene encoding uncharacterized protein, giving the protein MGVRGREVSISLDGVRDKNLMQLKKLNTALFPVRYNDKYYADALTSGEFTKLAYYSDICVGSIACRLEKKDSGAIRVYIMTLGVLAPYRGLGVGSRLLNHVLDLCVKQNIGEVYLHVQTNNEDAIKFYMKFGFEITETIHNYYTNITPPDCYVVSKFITESQTKR; this is encoded by the exons ATGGGGGTAAGAGGCCGAGAAGTTTCGATTTCATTGGACGGTGTGAGGGACAAGAATCTGATGCAATTGAAGAAGCTCAACACTGCTCTTTTCCCCGTTCGGTACAACGATAAGTATTATGCCGATGCCCTCACCTCCGGTGAATTTACCAAATTAG CCTATTACAGTGACATATGTGTGGGATCCATTGCATGCCGTCTTGAGAAGAAAGACAGCGGTGCTATTCGTGTATACATAATGACGTTGGGTGTATTGGCTCCATACCGTGGATTGGGTGTTG GTTCGAGGTTATTGAATCATGTGCTTGATCTTTGTGTGAAGCAGAACATTGGTGAGGTTTATTTGCATGTGCAAACGAATAATGAGGATGCGATCAAGTTCTACATGAAATTTGGTTTTGAAATCACAGAAACAATCCACAACTATTATACAAACATTACTCCACCAGACTGCTATGTGGTTTCCAAGTTCATTACCGAATCTCAAACAAAGAGATAA
- the LOC140825046 gene encoding probable histone H2A variant 3, which translates to MSGKGAKGLLTGKTPASKDKDKDKKKPTSRSSRAGLQFPVGRIHRLLKERATAHGRVGATAAVYSAAILEYLTAEVLELAGNASKDLKVKRITPRHLQLAIRGDEELDTLIKGTIAGGGVIPHIHKSLINKSSKE; encoded by the exons ATGTCTGGAAAAGGGGCAAAGGGTCTGTTGACGGGGAAAACCCCAGCATCAAAGGACAAAGACAAGGACAAAAAGAAGCCCACCTCTCGCTCCTCTCGCGCTGGACTTCAG TTCCCTGTTGGCCGAATTCACCGGCTCCTGAAGGAGCGAGCTACAGCTCATGGACGAGTTGGTGCCACAGCTGCTGTTTATTCTGCTGCTATATTAGAGTACCTAACTGCCGAAGTGTTAGAGTTGGCTGGTAATGCTAGCAAGGATTTGAAGGTGAAGCGTATCACACCACGTCATTTGCAGCTGGCAATACGTGGAGATGAGGAACTCGATACTCTTATCAAAGGAACGATAGCTGGTGGCGGAGTGATACCACATATCCACAAGTCACTCATCAACAAGTCCTCCAAGGAGTAG
- the LOC140825047 gene encoding cytochrome b-c1 complex subunit 7-like, protein MLSSLSKWLVDPRRNPLAAMHMKAISGRLRKYGLRYDDLYDPMYDLDIKEALNRLPREIVDARNQRLKRAIDLSMKHEELSEELQSMQTPYRSYLQEMLTIVKRERAEREALGGLPLYQRSIP, encoded by the exons ATGCTGTCCTCCCTCTCCAAATGGCTTGTGGACCCGAGGCGCAATCCGCTCGCCGCTATGCACATGAAAGCCATCTCCGGTCGCCTCCGGAAATATG GGCTACGATACGATGATTTGTACGATCCGATGTACGATCTGGATATAAAGGAGGCGCTAAATCGGCTGCCGAGAGAGATCGTTGATGCGAGAAACCAGCGCCTGAAGCGCGCCATAGACCTCTCCATGAAGCACGAAGAACTTTCTGAAGAACTTCAG TCTATGCAGACACCATACAGGAGCTATCTTCAGGAGATGTTAACTATT GTTAAGCGAGAGAGAGCTGAGCGCGAAGCACTTGGTGGTTTGCCCCTTTATCAGCGTAGCATTCCCTGA
- the LOC140825049 gene encoding BIIDXI-like protein At5g11420 yields the protein MEGGFTIFSVLLCVATCRFAFAFIDGPLENGNFEETPKCSDLNGTVVLKSNAIPHWETSGFVEYIKAGQKQGDMILVVPEGFAAVRLGNEASVKQRVNVSVGSLYAITFSAARTCAQAEELNVSVKPDFGLMPIQTLYSSNGWDLYAWAFRAVFDVAEILLHNPGREEDPACGPLVDSIGIRVLNPPKATKSNLLKNADFEEGAYMFPNATTGVLIPPNIEDDNSALPAWMVESLKAVKYIDAAHFSVPHGQRAIELVGGRESAIAQVARTIVGKTYELTFAVGDASNSCEGSMIVEAFAGRDTLKVPYESKGTGGYKRAVLRFEAVSNRTRIMFLSTYYHMRRDDYASLCGPVVDDTKLLSVRNPRRLV from the exons ATGGAGGGTGGTTTCACCATCTTTTCGGTGCTACTGTGTGTCGCCACTTGCCGCTTCGCTTTTGCCTTCATAGATG GGCCACTAGAAAACGGCAACTTCGAGGAGACTCCAAAGTGCTCGGACCTTAATGGAACCGTTGTGCTTAAATCCAATGCTATACCACATTGGGAGACTTCAGGCTTTGTTGAGTACATCAAAGCCGGGCAAAAACAAGGTGACATGATACTAGTGGTGCCCGAGGGGTTTGCCGCGGTTAGGCTAGGAAACGAAGCGTCCGTTAAGCAGCGAGTAAATGTCAGTGTAGGAAGTTTGTATGCAATAACATTTAGTGCTGCTAGAACATGTGCTCAGGCCGAGGAGCTAAACGTGTCAGTGAAACCGGACTTCGGGTTGATGCCGATTCAGACATTGTACAGTAGTAATGGTTGGGATTTGTACGCGTGGGCGTTCAGAGCCGTTTTCGATGTGGCTGAGATCCTGCTTCACAATCCAGGAAGAGAAGAAGATCCGGCATGCGGACCGCTGGTTGATTCTATTGGTATTCGGGTTTTAAATCCTCCTAAAGCTACTAAAT CTAACCTACTGAAAAATGCCGACTTCGAAGAAGGTGCATATATGTTTCCCAATGCTACCACGGGTGTCCTAATCCCACCTAATATTGAGGATGATAACTCTGCTCTCCCAGCCTGGATGGTTGAATCCCTCAAAGCTGTAAAATACATCGATGCTGCCCATTTCTCTGTCCCACACGGCCAACGGGCCATCGAGCTCGTGGGTGGGCGAGAAAGTGCCATTGCCCAGGTTGCCCGAACCATCGTAGGGAAGACTTACGAGCTCACTTTTGCAGTCGGGGATGCCAGCAACTCGTGTGAGGGGTCGATGATCGTTGAGGCGTTTGCCGGTAGGGACACCCTCAAAGTTCCTTATGAGTCAAAAGGGACAGGCGGATACAAACGAGCCGTGCTGCGGTTCGAGGCGGTTTCAAATCGTACACGTATCATGTTTCTGAGCACTTACTACCATATGAGGAGGGATGACTATGCTTCACTCTGTGGGCCTGTTGTTGATGATACAAAGTTGCTTAGCGTTCGAAACCCCAGACGACTCGTTTAA
- the LOC140825048 gene encoding uncharacterized protein isoform X4: protein MRFRKGDKVEVMNIKEAAISWRTAEILSGNGITYRVQYDFYCGLPSEQLVETVSRKLVRPCPPLVQGMECYVTGDVVEVFYESSWNISSILKILGGKNGYMSNEIRFQDASFQNQYLIRLLGCSKELIITQSNIRMRQTWHDDRWILMDKCCRGGEDVIARMNFEVPESDGEVKNQPLKYCSNNQDDMSFLKLSKISSRPRKRKRLYKSSTIAAPDGNVRKLREIQKDGKELRLVAAPLLEKVDAVASPRELLGKKNMHASFKITSNGYNQKERRKQKDVLDFSGVRSSELNGPDSDACSVGSCSITDKLPNNCYSNLNPQCWRDTDTLISDAESVYSGIERKRCSLPPKEEIEVDILGAGLIVV, encoded by the exons ATGAGATTCAGAAAGGGGGATAAAGTAGAGGTAATGAACATAAAAGAAGCAGCAATCTCATGGCGTACTGCAGAGATACTATCTGGCAATGGCATTACTTATCGAGTGCAGTATGACTTTTATTGTGGTCTGCCCAGTGAACAATTGGTGGAGACAGTATCACGTAAGCTTGTTAGGCCATGCCCTCCTCTTGTACAAGGGATGGAATGCTATGTTACTGGTGATGTTGTGGAGGTTTTTTATGAATCTTCATGGAATATTTCTTCTATCTTGAAGATTTTGGGTGGCAAAAACGGATATATGAGCAATGAGATTCGTTTCCAGGATGCTTCCTTCCAAAATCAGTACTTGATAAGATTGCTTGGGTGCTCAAAGGAACTAATTATTACCCAATCGAACATCAGGATGAGACAAACCTGGCATGATGACAGATGGATTCTGATGGATAAG TGTTGCAGAGGAGGGGAGGACGTTATAGCTAGAATGAACTTTGAGGTGCCAGAAAGTGATGGAGAGGTTAAAAATCAACCACTAAAATATTGTTCGAACAATCAAGATGACATGTCTTTTTTGAAATTGTCTAAGATCTCTTCAAGGCCCCGAAAGAGGAAGCGCTTGTATAAGTCGTCTACTATTGCTGCACCTGATGGAAATGTCCGAAAACTAAGAGAAATTCAGAAAGATGGCAAAGAGCTGAGGCTGGTTGCTGCACCATTGCTTGAAAAGGTAGATGCTGTTGCTTCCCCGAGAGAACTTTTGGGCAAAAAAAACATGCATGCTTCCTTTAAGATTACATCAAATGGATATAATCAAAAGGAGAGGAGAAAACAAAAGGACGTTCTTGACTTTTCTGGGGTTAGAAGTTCAGAATTAAATGGTCCTGACAGTGATGCCTGTTCTGTGGGTAGTTGTAGCATTACTGATAAATTACCAAACAACTGTTATAGTAATTTAAATCCCCAGTGTTGGCGAGATACAGACACCCTCATTAGCGATGCAGAATCAGTTTATTCAGGCATTGAGAGAAAAAGATGCTCCCTTCctccaaaagaagaaattgaagtCGATATTC TTGGCGCTGGGCTGATTGTTGTGTGA
- the LOC140825048 gene encoding uncharacterized protein isoform X6, whose amino-acid sequence MRFRKGDKVEVMNIKEAAISWRTAEILSGNGITYRVQYDFYCGLPSEQLVETVSRKLVRPCPPLVQGMECYVTGDVVEVFYESSWNISSILKILGGKNGYMSNEIRFQDASFQNQYLIRLLGCSKELIITQSNIRMRQTWHDDRWILMDKCCRGGEDVIARMNFEVPESDGEVKNQPLKYCSNNQDDMSFLKLSKISSRPRKRKRLYKSSTIAAPDGNVRKLREIQKDGKELRLVAAPLLEKLALG is encoded by the exons ATGAGATTCAGAAAGGGGGATAAAGTAGAGGTAATGAACATAAAAGAAGCAGCAATCTCATGGCGTACTGCAGAGATACTATCTGGCAATGGCATTACTTATCGAGTGCAGTATGACTTTTATTGTGGTCTGCCCAGTGAACAATTGGTGGAGACAGTATCACGTAAGCTTGTTAGGCCATGCCCTCCTCTTGTACAAGGGATGGAATGCTATGTTACTGGTGATGTTGTGGAGGTTTTTTATGAATCTTCATGGAATATTTCTTCTATCTTGAAGATTTTGGGTGGCAAAAACGGATATATGAGCAATGAGATTCGTTTCCAGGATGCTTCCTTCCAAAATCAGTACTTGATAAGATTGCTTGGGTGCTCAAAGGAACTAATTATTACCCAATCGAACATCAGGATGAGACAAACCTGGCATGATGACAGATGGATTCTGATGGATAAG TGTTGCAGAGGAGGGGAGGACGTTATAGCTAGAATGAACTTTGAGGTGCCAGAAAGTGATGGAGAGGTTAAAAATCAACCACTAAAATATTGTTCGAACAATCAAGATGACATGTCTTTTTTGAAATTGTCTAAGATCTCTTCAAGGCCCCGAAAGAGGAAGCGCTTGTATAAGTCGTCTACTATTGCTGCACCTGATGGAAATGTCCGAAAACTAAGAGAAATTCAGAAAGATGGCAAAGAGCTGAGGCTGGTTGCTGCACCATTGCTTGAAAAG TTGGCGCTGGGCTGA
- the LOC140825048 gene encoding uncharacterized protein isoform X3: MRFRKGDKVEVMNIKEAAISWRTAEILSGNGITYRVQYDFYCGLPSEQLVETVSRKLVRPCPPLVQGMECYVTGDVVEVFYESSWNISSILKILGGKNGYMSNEIRFQDASFQNQYLIRLLGCSKELIITQSNIRMRQTWHDDRWILMDKCCRGGEDVIARMNFEVPESDGEVKNQPLKYCSNNQDDMSFLKLSKISSRPRKRKRLYKSSTIAAPDGNVRKLREIQKDGKELRLVAAPLLEKVDAVASPRELLGKKNMHASFKITSNGYNQKERRKQKDVLDFSGVRSSELNGPDSDACSVGSCSITDKLPNNCYSNLNPQCWRDTDTLISDAESVYSGIERKRCSLPPKEEIEVDIRLSTTLLALTFGRFSRLPSNRCKQPVAFPEFTV; the protein is encoded by the exons ATGAGATTCAGAAAGGGGGATAAAGTAGAGGTAATGAACATAAAAGAAGCAGCAATCTCATGGCGTACTGCAGAGATACTATCTGGCAATGGCATTACTTATCGAGTGCAGTATGACTTTTATTGTGGTCTGCCCAGTGAACAATTGGTGGAGACAGTATCACGTAAGCTTGTTAGGCCATGCCCTCCTCTTGTACAAGGGATGGAATGCTATGTTACTGGTGATGTTGTGGAGGTTTTTTATGAATCTTCATGGAATATTTCTTCTATCTTGAAGATTTTGGGTGGCAAAAACGGATATATGAGCAATGAGATTCGTTTCCAGGATGCTTCCTTCCAAAATCAGTACTTGATAAGATTGCTTGGGTGCTCAAAGGAACTAATTATTACCCAATCGAACATCAGGATGAGACAAACCTGGCATGATGACAGATGGATTCTGATGGATAAG TGTTGCAGAGGAGGGGAGGACGTTATAGCTAGAATGAACTTTGAGGTGCCAGAAAGTGATGGAGAGGTTAAAAATCAACCACTAAAATATTGTTCGAACAATCAAGATGACATGTCTTTTTTGAAATTGTCTAAGATCTCTTCAAGGCCCCGAAAGAGGAAGCGCTTGTATAAGTCGTCTACTATTGCTGCACCTGATGGAAATGTCCGAAAACTAAGAGAAATTCAGAAAGATGGCAAAGAGCTGAGGCTGGTTGCTGCACCATTGCTTGAAAAGGTAGATGCTGTTGCTTCCCCGAGAGAACTTTTGGGCAAAAAAAACATGCATGCTTCCTTTAAGATTACATCAAATGGATATAATCAAAAGGAGAGGAGAAAACAAAAGGACGTTCTTGACTTTTCTGGGGTTAGAAGTTCAGAATTAAATGGTCCTGACAGTGATGCCTGTTCTGTGGGTAGTTGTAGCATTACTGATAAATTACCAAACAACTGTTATAGTAATTTAAATCCCCAGTGTTGGCGAGATACAGACACCCTCATTAGCGATGCAGAATCAGTTTATTCAGGCATTGAGAGAAAAAGATGCTCCCTTCctccaaaagaagaaattgaagtCGATATTC GGCTTTCCACTACTCTCCTGGCATTAACTTTTGGACGCTTCAGCCGTCTACCTTCAAACAGATGCAAACAACCTGTAGCCTTCCCTGAATTTACAGTTTAG
- the LOC140825048 gene encoding uncharacterized protein isoform X2, producing the protein MRFRKGDKVEVMNIKEAAISWRTAEILSGNGITYRVQYDFYCGLPSEQLVETVSRKLVRPCPPLVQGMECYVTGDVVEVFYESSWNISSILKILGGKNGYMSNEIRFQDASFQNQYLIRLLGCSKELIITQSNIRMRQTWHDDRWILMDKCCRGGEDVIARMNFEVPESDGEVKNQPLKYCSNNQDDMSFLKLSKISSRPRKRKRLYKSSTIAAPDGNVRKLREIQKDGKELRLVAAPLLEKVDAVASPRELLGKKNMHASFKITSNGYNQKERRKQKDVLDFSGVRSSELNGPDSDACSVGSCSITDKLPNNCYSNLNPQCWRDTDTLISDAESVYSGIERKRCSLPPKEEIEVDIRLWLDACIICFQRFKDDARAFHYSPGINFWTLQPSTFKQMQTTCSLP; encoded by the exons ATGAGATTCAGAAAGGGGGATAAAGTAGAGGTAATGAACATAAAAGAAGCAGCAATCTCATGGCGTACTGCAGAGATACTATCTGGCAATGGCATTACTTATCGAGTGCAGTATGACTTTTATTGTGGTCTGCCCAGTGAACAATTGGTGGAGACAGTATCACGTAAGCTTGTTAGGCCATGCCCTCCTCTTGTACAAGGGATGGAATGCTATGTTACTGGTGATGTTGTGGAGGTTTTTTATGAATCTTCATGGAATATTTCTTCTATCTTGAAGATTTTGGGTGGCAAAAACGGATATATGAGCAATGAGATTCGTTTCCAGGATGCTTCCTTCCAAAATCAGTACTTGATAAGATTGCTTGGGTGCTCAAAGGAACTAATTATTACCCAATCGAACATCAGGATGAGACAAACCTGGCATGATGACAGATGGATTCTGATGGATAAG TGTTGCAGAGGAGGGGAGGACGTTATAGCTAGAATGAACTTTGAGGTGCCAGAAAGTGATGGAGAGGTTAAAAATCAACCACTAAAATATTGTTCGAACAATCAAGATGACATGTCTTTTTTGAAATTGTCTAAGATCTCTTCAAGGCCCCGAAAGAGGAAGCGCTTGTATAAGTCGTCTACTATTGCTGCACCTGATGGAAATGTCCGAAAACTAAGAGAAATTCAGAAAGATGGCAAAGAGCTGAGGCTGGTTGCTGCACCATTGCTTGAAAAGGTAGATGCTGTTGCTTCCCCGAGAGAACTTTTGGGCAAAAAAAACATGCATGCTTCCTTTAAGATTACATCAAATGGATATAATCAAAAGGAGAGGAGAAAACAAAAGGACGTTCTTGACTTTTCTGGGGTTAGAAGTTCAGAATTAAATGGTCCTGACAGTGATGCCTGTTCTGTGGGTAGTTGTAGCATTACTGATAAATTACCAAACAACTGTTATAGTAATTTAAATCCCCAGTGTTGGCGAGATACAGACACCCTCATTAGCGATGCAGAATCAGTTTATTCAGGCATTGAGAGAAAAAGATGCTCCCTTCctccaaaagaagaaattgaagtCGATATTC GGCTATGGTTGGATGCATGTATAATTTGTTTCCAAAGGTTTAAAGATGATGCCAGGGCTTTCCACTACTCTCCTGGCATTAACTTTTGGACGCTTCAGCCGTCTACCTTCAAACAGATGCAAACAACCTGTAGCCTTCCCTGA
- the LOC140825048 gene encoding uncharacterized protein isoform X5, which yields MRFRKGDKVEVMNIKEAAISWRTAEILSGNGITYRVQYDFYCGLPSEQLVETVSRKLVRPCPPLVQGMECYVTGDVVEVFYESSWNISSILKILGGKNGYMSNEIRFQDASFQNQYLIRLLGCSKELIITQSNIRMRQTWHDDRWILMDKCCRGGEDVIARMNFEVPESDGEVKNQPLKYCSNNQDDMSFLKLSKISSRPRKRKRLYKSSTIAAPDGNVRKLREIQKDGKELRLVAAPLLEKGYGWMHV from the exons ATGAGATTCAGAAAGGGGGATAAAGTAGAGGTAATGAACATAAAAGAAGCAGCAATCTCATGGCGTACTGCAGAGATACTATCTGGCAATGGCATTACTTATCGAGTGCAGTATGACTTTTATTGTGGTCTGCCCAGTGAACAATTGGTGGAGACAGTATCACGTAAGCTTGTTAGGCCATGCCCTCCTCTTGTACAAGGGATGGAATGCTATGTTACTGGTGATGTTGTGGAGGTTTTTTATGAATCTTCATGGAATATTTCTTCTATCTTGAAGATTTTGGGTGGCAAAAACGGATATATGAGCAATGAGATTCGTTTCCAGGATGCTTCCTTCCAAAATCAGTACTTGATAAGATTGCTTGGGTGCTCAAAGGAACTAATTATTACCCAATCGAACATCAGGATGAGACAAACCTGGCATGATGACAGATGGATTCTGATGGATAAG TGTTGCAGAGGAGGGGAGGACGTTATAGCTAGAATGAACTTTGAGGTGCCAGAAAGTGATGGAGAGGTTAAAAATCAACCACTAAAATATTGTTCGAACAATCAAGATGACATGTCTTTTTTGAAATTGTCTAAGATCTCTTCAAGGCCCCGAAAGAGGAAGCGCTTGTATAAGTCGTCTACTATTGCTGCACCTGATGGAAATGTCCGAAAACTAAGAGAAATTCAGAAAGATGGCAAAGAGCTGAGGCTGGTTGCTGCACCATTGCTTGAAAAG GGCTATGGTTGGATGCATGTATAA
- the LOC140825048 gene encoding uncharacterized protein isoform X1: protein MRFRKGDKVEVMNIKEAAISWRTAEILSGNGITYRVQYDFYCGLPSEQLVETVSRKLVRPCPPLVQGMECYVTGDVVEVFYESSWNISSILKILGGKNGYMSNEIRFQDASFQNQYLIRLLGCSKELIITQSNIRMRQTWHDDRWILMDKCCRGGEDVIARMNFEVPESDGEVKNQPLKYCSNNQDDMSFLKLSKISSRPRKRKRLYKSSTIAAPDGNVRKLREIQKDGKELRLVAAPLLEKVDAVASPRELLGKKNMHASFKITSNGYNQKERRKQKDVLDFSGVRSSELNGPDSDACSVGSCSITDKLPNNCYSNLNPQCWRDTDTLISDAESVYSGIERKRCSLPPKEEIEVDIRKLELHAYRCTLEVFYASGPLSWEQETLLTNLRIMLHISNDEHLKELKHLISAKTSVYV from the exons ATGAGATTCAGAAAGGGGGATAAAGTAGAGGTAATGAACATAAAAGAAGCAGCAATCTCATGGCGTACTGCAGAGATACTATCTGGCAATGGCATTACTTATCGAGTGCAGTATGACTTTTATTGTGGTCTGCCCAGTGAACAATTGGTGGAGACAGTATCACGTAAGCTTGTTAGGCCATGCCCTCCTCTTGTACAAGGGATGGAATGCTATGTTACTGGTGATGTTGTGGAGGTTTTTTATGAATCTTCATGGAATATTTCTTCTATCTTGAAGATTTTGGGTGGCAAAAACGGATATATGAGCAATGAGATTCGTTTCCAGGATGCTTCCTTCCAAAATCAGTACTTGATAAGATTGCTTGGGTGCTCAAAGGAACTAATTATTACCCAATCGAACATCAGGATGAGACAAACCTGGCATGATGACAGATGGATTCTGATGGATAAG TGTTGCAGAGGAGGGGAGGACGTTATAGCTAGAATGAACTTTGAGGTGCCAGAAAGTGATGGAGAGGTTAAAAATCAACCACTAAAATATTGTTCGAACAATCAAGATGACATGTCTTTTTTGAAATTGTCTAAGATCTCTTCAAGGCCCCGAAAGAGGAAGCGCTTGTATAAGTCGTCTACTATTGCTGCACCTGATGGAAATGTCCGAAAACTAAGAGAAATTCAGAAAGATGGCAAAGAGCTGAGGCTGGTTGCTGCACCATTGCTTGAAAAGGTAGATGCTGTTGCTTCCCCGAGAGAACTTTTGGGCAAAAAAAACATGCATGCTTCCTTTAAGATTACATCAAATGGATATAATCAAAAGGAGAGGAGAAAACAAAAGGACGTTCTTGACTTTTCTGGGGTTAGAAGTTCAGAATTAAATGGTCCTGACAGTGATGCCTGTTCTGTGGGTAGTTGTAGCATTACTGATAAATTACCAAACAACTGTTATAGTAATTTAAATCCCCAGTGTTGGCGAGATACAGACACCCTCATTAGCGATGCAGAATCAGTTTATTCAGGCATTGAGAGAAAAAGATGCTCCCTTCctccaaaagaagaaattgaagtCGATATTCGTAAGTTAGAGTTGCATGCTTATCGCTGCACTCTGGAAGTTTTTTATGCTTCTGGTCCCTTGAGTTGGGAACAGGAAACATTGTTGACAAATCTTCGTATAATGCTCCACATTTCAAATGATGAACATTTGAAGGAGCTGAAGCACCTAATATCTGCGAAAACTTCTGTTTATGTTTAG